Proteins encoded in a region of the Uloborus diversus isolate 005 chromosome 1, Udiv.v.3.1, whole genome shotgun sequence genome:
- the LOC129224240 gene encoding trafficking protein particle complex subunit 4-like produces the protein MSVSVYIVSKAGGMIYQYDHNVVPIECEKTFSYPLELVLEYTNNRTMVTFGQIDTIKVGHIVLSINGIPVIGKKLNDGRDVFEVLKDEQNYPINIKFGRPRLGTNEKIVLSSTFHSLFAIASQLSPEPHCSGIEVIEADTFKLYCYQTITGTKLIVVADPKQAGIENLLKKIYELYADYALKNPFYSLEMPIRCELFDTNLQATLEQLEKTSVINI, from the exons ATGTCTGTGAGCGTATATATAGTTAGTAAAGCGGGTGGAATGATTTATCAGTACGATCATAATGTCGTACCAATTGAATgcgaaaaaactttcagttaTCCTCTCGAATTAGTGCTTGAATACACTAATAATAGGACAATGGTAACGTTTGGCCAAATCGACACAATCAAAG TTGGCCATATTGTCTTATCTATCAATGGCATACCAGTCATAGGAAAGAAGCTGAATGATGGGCGAGATGTATTTGAAGTCTTGAAAGATGAACAAAATTACCCAATCAATATCAAATTTGGGCGACCCAGACTTGGAACTAATGAGAAAATTGTTTTATCAAGTACCTTCCATTC GTTATTTGCAATTGCTTCTCAACTATCACCTGAGCCACACTGCTCTGGAATTGAAGTAATAGAAGCTGACACATTTAAGCTGTATTGTTATCAAACTATTACAG GTACAAAACTTATTGTTGTTGCTGATCCTAAGCAAGCTGGAAtagaaaatttattgaagaaGATTTATGAGTTATATGCagattatgctttaaaaaatcctttctaTTCATTAGAGATGCCTATTAG GTGTGAATTGTTTGATACTAATCTCCAAGCAACATTGGAACAACTGGAAAAGACTAGTGTTatcaatatataa